A segment of the Ovis canadensis isolate MfBH-ARS-UI-01 breed Bighorn chromosome 17, ARS-UI_OviCan_v2, whole genome shotgun sequence genome:
gcagggatttttgtctgCTTTACTCATTGctatgctccaatactttggccacctgatgagaagagctgagtcattggaaaagaccctgatgctgggaaatattaaaggcaaaggagaagagggtggcagagggtgagatggttgggtagcatcaccaacttaatggacaagaatctgagcaaactctgagagatagtgaaggatatggaagcctggcgtgctgcagtccatggggtcacaaagagtcggacacaacttagcaactgaaccacaacagtGATCCAGTGGCCAGAACAATGcttggcacagagcaggtgcccAATTAATATCTTTAGTTGCATCAGTGAATATGCACACACATGATATGCAGATATACTTCTTGGCTCTGTCCCTTGAGTTAATTAACACCCAGCAAGTGgcatttgctactatttttgttattattgacAATAAACTGGACCATCACCTTTCCCCCCAGGTTCACAGAAGAAAGTCAAGGCTGGGATTCCGCTCTTTTGCCTGAGTCTCTCCTGGTATCTCGGAGAGGTTATTGTCAGGCTCCACTGGGGAGCATGCTGTCTATGAAAGAAAAGAGAGCACAGAACAGTGGGAAGGCTGGgggtcaggagacctggattctggtCCCAGGTCTGACATCAATTCACGGCTGTCTTTGGATCCAGGCCCCCAGCCCTAGAAATGAAGAGGGCTGGCCCAGACGGCTCTGGAGACCTTGCCTCCAAGATACTCTGGCATTCAGAGGATGATACATGTCCAGTTCTCTTCCACCTGGGGACGGGCTTCTCCACGGAGCTGGATTCTTGGACAGGATCTATGGTGCTGTCTAAAATCATAGCCCTGGAACATCAAGTTGCTGTGTTCTTGGGGCTGAAAGGGAGAAGCACATGGTCACACTGGAGAGCTGGGCCTCCCCGCTTGGCCCGGGTCTCAGTGAGCATTCACAGTGGACACTGTGACCTGCTGCCTGGATGCCCTTCAAGGAAGGCCACACCCCTTCCTGGGTTGACCACATTCAGCGGCTGGCCCGTGTTGGGGCTATAAAGGCCTGGCCACCTCAGTCTTCTGTAGGACAACTCTGGAGGCTGTTGGGGCCCCCAGGGCTCCCCAGGGAGATGGTCCGAGATGGCCAGCATCCCAGATGCCCCTCTCCTTGTGTTGGAACCCACCTCACTCCCCTGCTTTACTCGGATGTTGGTTCCAATGGTCCTCCCCGGAAACATCCTGTACGTGAACTTCATCCCAGAGCCTATTTCCTGGGAAACCCATCTCTGGCATCATCAGCCCTCTCCACTCCAGCCTGAGAAAGATCCCTACTCTTGGAGTGGAAAGATGGGGCCCTCAGCCCCTACTTAGCTGTGTGACACGCCCACATCCTCACCTACTCTGAGTCACTCATTTGTTGTGTGATatggaggggggaggggataCAAGGCAGGCTGTTTAGCTCAGCAGAGTAAGCCCTGGTATTGGAGTCTGCTGAGTGGGATTCCTGGCTCTGCGGCTCCCTAGCTGAGTGGGCTTGAGCAggtgacttcacctctctgagcctcctgttctcatctgtaagatgggagtAGAAATCAGGGCTCATGGGGTGTCGTGAGGATTTAATGAAACAATGAAATTTAAGGGGCTAAGAACAGAGCCTGACCCTAAAGCAGGTATTCATAAGTGGTGgttataattctttttcttcttagtgGAATGAGCCAATTGGCGCTGTTAAAAAAGTTACTTATGGCCAAGGAGGCATTAATTAAGGAATATGCTCTGGATAGGGATGTGAGAAGTCTAGGAACCCTCTGACTGGGGTCAAGATGACTGTAAAACAGGGAGCACAGCCTGGCATGATGTGAATGGGAGTGGCCTCTGTGAAAaggaaagctgctcagtcgtgtccaactctttgccctaGTGACCTCTAGCAAGAgacaatttctttggaaggaatggtctCTAGCTACATACCCCATGCTGTGTGGAAGGGGTAGGGGCAGGGAAGCGGTAAAGAAGCAGAAGGTCTCACCGACACATCCCAGGAGCCCACGGGAGACCCGTCCCGTTTCTTAAAGCACGGGTAATCCAGCCAGACCAAAGCTGCTTGTGCCAGCCGCTGCCAGCCACGTGCGTCTTTACCAGCAACATTTCCTGTAGGGTCCGCTGGGTCCAGAATCACAGGCCTGAAGGGTaatatttagagagagagagatgagaagcTGGGTTCTGTCTGGTGGGTGGTCTAGATGCCCCAGGAAGGCAAAGCAACCAGCCTGGCACAGGCTCAGACTCAGGCAGCATCAGGGCTCCAGCAGAGCACCACTCCCTGGGGTGTATCCTGGGTGCCCTACTCCATGGAGGACAGTGAACGGAAGGGGGAGCCTTGCATTTGGGCTTTGATAGACCTGGGCTTGAATCTCACCTCTGCTCTTCTGTAGGAGTGTGACCTTGGGTAGATGTCTTGGTCTCTCTAATTCTCAGTatgctcatctgtgaaatgggcagatTTGAACATCCCTACTTCAAAGGATGTTCTATGAGGATCTAGATAAGCAACATGGAATACTCAGCACAGTAACTGGGCCATCGTAAGGGGTTAGTGCCTGACAGTTACAACAGTCATAATTTTTACTATACTATTAGAGTGTGTTAGTCTTATAGCAAGCTCTTACTTCCTGGGAGCAATTATTCTTGTTGCTACAGCTGTTGTTATTTTAGTTGAAATTTCAGCTGTTTCGCTCATTTTCTGTTAGGGTTTGGACAAACTCTTTACTGCTCAGAATCTTGGTTTGCTCATCTGTGAAGCAGTTAACATGGTGCCTGCCTCACGTGGCTGTTTGCACTGTTTTTAAAGTTAGATGGTACTAGTGAAGTGCCCAGTAGCATGGTAAGTATCAGAAGATGATCAATTAACGTGGAACCCTCCCAGTTCCTTCATTTCCAGGGTGCTACAGCTGTAAGCAGGGGTTCATTTATGTGGGGAGCTAAGCCATGAGCGGACAGAGTACCTGGGTTTTGCAAGTTGCTTCATCAGGTATTCTTCAATAATAGGGTTTTCAGAGTTATAATTCTTTTCCCAGTAGATGCAAAGCTTCTCATATTGCAGGACTAATTCCAAGACAGTCTGAAATCCCCGAGCTGTGACGAATGCTGTTTCCTTGCACCCTTGCTCCCAGGCATAGACCGTCAGAAGCTCCAGGGCATATTGTGGGGGCAACGGCTTTCCAAGCTGCTCCTTACACTGAGTAGAGGGAAAACAATCAGGAAAATGGGCTTGTCTAGCGTTTGTGTAAAGCACATTTCTCATGGATCAAGTTCAGCCTGCCACTTGATTTAGGGTATAAAGTTTTCTGAGAGCAAATCCACACCTATCCATTTAGGTATAGTCTAAGGTGGCATTCACAGAGCTATTAACTCACCTGTTCAAAGCCAGATGGCTAGGAAGTGAacagaagagtgtgtgtgtgtgtgtgtgtgtgtgagtgtgtgtgtgtgtgtgtgtgtgagtgtgagagtgtgtgtctgtgtgagtgtgtgtgtgtgtgtggtgttggtGGGGGATATAGCGCTCATTAATCCACCTAACAATCATTTTTTGAACTTgtcccatgtgccaggcaccgtCCTAGGTTCCTGGGATACAGCAGGGAATCAAACATATCGATACTTCTGTTCTTGTACATTTAtagaggggaaagtgaaagtgaagtcctgtccgactctttgcaaccccatagactgtagcccaccaggctcctctgttcgtggaattttccaggcaagaatgctggagtgggttgccatttccttttccaggggatcttcctgacccagggatcgaacctgggtctcccacattggaggcagatgctttaccatctgagccaccagggaacagtggggagacagacaataaatatgactaccggaaaaaccatagctttgattagttctgaacagatgtgagacttgtaccataaagagagctgagcaccaaagaactgacacttttgaactgtggtgctgaacaAGACtctttgagggtcccttggactgtaaggagatcaaaccagtcaatcatcaaggaaatcaaccctgaatattcactggaagttctgatgctgaagctccaatactttggccacctgatgggaagagccaactcattggaaaaaaccctgatttggggaaagattgagggcaagaggagaagggggtggcagaggatgagatggttagaaagcatcaccgactcaatggacaggaatctgagcaaactctgggagagagtggaggacaggggagcctggcgtgctgcagtccctggggtcacaagaagtcggacatgacttagtagctgaacaacaccaccacaagaaacaaacaaataggcAGATGCAGAGGCCCGGAGGTTGGGGTGTGGAGTTTCTCTCCAGGACTAGTGAAGAGAAGAGCGTGGCCGGAGGGTGGTGGTGAGCGGACAGAGAGGGGGGCTCAGAGAAGTCAAGGGCAGATCCCTTAAGCCTCCCAAGATGATCTGGACTGAGGGGTAACAGAGGTGGTGGCTGTGGATGAATCACAGATATCTTTTAATACAGGATCAACCACATTTGCTGACTGGTTGGATGTGGGTATCTGTGAAGAAGCCAGGATGACCCTTGGTTTGGCCGCAGTAACTAGAAGGATGGATTTGTgattccccttccctcccctctgctctcccctcccctctgtcaCCTCTCCCTCTTCCCACTGCCTCATGCTGGCTCCTCCACTCACCTctccctgctccttccctccctcctctcacccctccctcctctcccggcctcactctctcccttcccctccttctcctcctcctcctcggctcTCTGCCCAGATGGGACCGGCCATACCAGTTGGTACCAGTGCTTCACCAGGCGGATGAGGCTCTTCAGCTTGGTAGGACGACTCTTCAGGAAGGCTCGCTGCAGCTCCGTGAAGCAGGGGGAGAACTCGCCCTCTTTCCTCAGGTTCTCACACTCTTGGATGAGCTGGACATAGACTCTAGAGTCAGGTCTGTAACCTTTGGTCAACTGACCTGTTGGGAATGAATCCATGTTTCGACGTCAGCTCTTCTGAGGTTCTTTCATTCCCTCTGAGACAACAAGCTCACTGGCCgtggggggcagtggggaggtCAGCAGTCCAGAGCCAGGAGGCCTGAGGTCCATCCCTGgtcctcccttctcccacctctACCGCCGTCACCCATCGTCTCTCACCTGGACTCAGCAGAGGTGGCGGCACCCTCCTCCCTGGATCCTCCACAGCCCATATAGAGGCCTTTAAACCTGATCCTTCCACTTCTTGCTTCTCAGGACCGCTGGATAAAATCCCAAGTCCTCACAGTGGCCCACACGGATGGTGAGACCTGTCTCCTCCTTCATCTTCCCTCCTGCCTCAATCCCTTTgccactgactcccctggttactTCACTTCTTCAAATATGCCAAGTCCATTCCTgtctttgcacctgctgtttcctcttcctagGAGGTCTTCCCATGCTTGGCTCTTTCTCATTTTTGGGCCTCAGGTCAGAGGTCACCTCTCTTGTTGCCCTATCTACCAAAGTCCTCTCATCCCCTTTGCTCTCTTTCGAGTCATGTTTAGTTTTGGTCGCAGtgagttatcatttccttcctggTGTTCATAGGGTCAGGCTCCAGGAGAGAGGTTCTCTGTCTGCCTCACTTAGGGCCCTGGAACACGCCTTGCACCTCCAGGTCTGCGTTcctgctcacttgctcagtcctgtctgactctttgtgaccccgtggactctagtctgccaggctcctctgtccatgggatttcccagacaagactattggagtgggttgccatgtccttctccaggggatcttcctgacccagagatggaacctgcatctcctgctcggcaggtggattcttaaccactgaggcaccagggaagccctgcatctAAGGTTCACAGTGGACACTGAGCCTCAAAGAATGAATTGCTTCCTGTCCCAGTGCTCCTGCACGTCATCTCAAGATTCCAGCCCTCAGTGAAAGTTTGAATGGTTGTCTCACATTttgcataaaaaatgaaattaacataTTGAAGTTACCCTAGACCTAGTTTTTagaatgaagaaggcaatggcaccccactccagtactcttgcctggaaactccatggacagaggagcttggtgggctacagtccatggggtcgcaaagtgtcagacacgactgagcgacttcactttcacttttcacttttaggcactggagaaggaaatggcaacccattccagtgttcttgcctggagaatcccagggacgggggagcctggtgggctgccgtctatggggtcgcacagagtcggacacaactgtagcgacttagcagcagcagcagcagcagcagcagcagtttttagAAAGAAGATCACACAGTTTGCCAAAAGTCAAACTAGTAAGCCTGGTAGGTGTTCTATAAAAATATCTTGACCCCCAACTGTACCAGTTTGTTGTTTAACATCACTTCAGTGGCTGAGTGTGACTCTAGGCATTCTTGTCCCAGGAGAGATGCTGGGGTCTCCTCCCACTTGAAGGGATACCTTGGTtaataagacattttatttttgtggctgGGAGCACTCACCCAGGGCATCAAAGGCAGGCAGGACATCAAACTCCACCGCCTGGTTGAGCCTGGGGGACCTCAGCACAAAGCTGAGAGCGCGGGGATTCTCCCATTGCCGTTCCTGGACCTCAAACTGCACTTCAAATGTTTCCTCTCTTTGACAGGCTTCCAGCTGTCTCTTGATTTCTTTGATGAATTCTCCTCGGCGCTCAAACTGTTCCTGAAAACTTGTGAGGTTGGTGAGGAAGACGACGAGGTCAGCATCTGATCGTCCCCTGAGGGTTGTGCCTTTGCCTGAGGAGCCGCCCTAAAACGGTGATAAGAGTGAGTATTGACACATTTCACTGAGAAGAGCCTCCCTAAATGAAATGCTGAGAGCAATCACTAACATTTTGAGTGCTAGCCACTGCTCTGAAGGCATCAGCGGCTGTAACTCCTAGAATGCTCACAAGAACTCTGGGATCTAGCCACTGTTATTATCTGTTGTCATCTTCTGGATGGGGAAACAGATGCTGAGAgaacatgtatcagttcagtcgtaCAGCTAGTGGGTGGCAGAGATACAGTTAACATCCTACTTGTCTTTTTCCAGGGTCCATATTCTCTACTCCCTGTAATTTATGACCTTATGTGATTAATACTGTAAACTGGCCCATGGCTGACTTTACTTGAACTGCAAGTCCTATAAGGTACTGaaatttatagataaggaaactgaggcacagagagattaagtgacttgcccaagacagCCAGCAGGTGCTATCTGCTTTTAAAACATATACCCTTAACCAGCTCGTGACTTTGCAGAAATAGTAAGATCCCAGCCTGGTTAAGATTAGTGAACTGTAGATGCTGCCAGGATTCAGATTGCTTATCTCTATAGCAGTTGTGACCTAGGTGGTTTAtacacttctccagggaatttgtTAAAAACTTACAGATGGATGCCCTCACCCCAGAAGCTATTTTCACAAATGTGATTATAGTTCTGCCATGGATAAATCAGAAAGCACCAGCCCCAGAGACCTCAGCCTTCTGCTCTCTGTCTGTCCCTATGCAAACGCTTGCTCACCAGCCCCCCTTCTCCCCAACCAGGCAGTTCTGGACTCACCTTCACAACTTTGGACACCCGAACTGGGTGAGGGGCACGTTGGAAACACCTCTC
Coding sequences within it:
- the LOC138422722 gene encoding 2'-5'-oligoadenylate synthase 1-like; this encodes MELSDTPANFLDKFIEDHLLSNTEFRTQVKQAIDTICTFLKERCFQRAPHPVRVSKVVKGGSSGKGTTLRGRSDADLVVFLTNLTSFQEQFERRGEFIKEIKRQLEACQREETFEVQFEVQERQWENPRALSFVLRSPRLNQAVEFDVLPAFDALGQLTKGYRPDSRVYVQLIQECENLRKEGEFSPCFTELQRAFLKSRPTKLKSLIRLVKHWYQLCKEQLGKPLPPQYALELLTVYAWEQGCKETAFVTARGFQTVLELVLQYEKLCIYWEKNYNSENPIIEEYLMKQLAKPRPVILDPADPTGNVAGKDARGWQRLAQAALVWLDYPCFKKRDGSPVGSWDVSPQEHSNLMFQGYDFRQHHRSCPRIQLRGEARPQVEENWTCIIL